The Xiphophorus hellerii strain 12219 chromosome 5, Xiphophorus_hellerii-4.1, whole genome shotgun sequence genome window below encodes:
- the xpo1a gene encoding exportin-1, translated as MPAEMTMLADHPARQLLDFNQKLDINLLDSVVNSMYHDIGNQQRVAQEVLTNLKDHPDAWTRVDTILEFSQNMKTKYYALQILEAVIKTRWKILPRNQCEGIKKYVVGLIIKTSSDPANMEKEGVYISKLNMILVQILKQEWPKHWPTFISDIVGASRTSESLCQNNMIILKLLSEEVFDFSSGQMTQVKAKHLKDSMCNEFSQIFQLCQFVMENSQNAPLVHATLETLLRFLNWIPLGYIFETKLISTLVYKFLNVPMFRNVTLKCLTEIAGVSVNQYEEQFVNLFTLTMSQLKQMLPLNTNIKVAYANGKDDEQNFIQNLSLFLCTFLKEHGQLIEKRPNLRETLMEALHYMLLVSEVEETEIFKICLEYWNHLAAELYRESPFSTSSTPLLSDVPPRRHLYLPVLSQVRLLMVSRMAKPEEVLVVENDQGEVVREFMKDTDAINLYKNMRETLVYLTHLDYADTERIMTEKLHNQVNGTEWSWRNLNMLCWAIGSISGAMHEEDEKRFLVTVIKDLLGLCEQKRGKDNKAIIASNIMYIVGQYPRFLRAHWKFLKTVVNKLFEFMHETHDGVQDMACDTFIKIAQKCRRHFVQVQVGEVMPFIDEILNNINTIICDLQPQQVHTFYEAVGYMIGAQTDQAVQELLIEKYMLLPNQVWDSIIQQATKNVDILKDAETVRQLGSILKTNVRACKAVGHPFVVQLGRIYLDMLNVYKCLSENISSAVQTNGEMVTKQPLIRSMRTVKRETLKLISGWVSRSSDPQMVGENFVPPLLEAVLIDYQRNVPAAREPEVLSTMATIVNKLGVHITSEIPKIFDAVFECTLNMINKNFEEFPEHRTHFFYLLQAATSQCFPAFLAIAPAQFKLILDSIIWAFKHTMRNVADTGLQILLTLLQNVSAEEAAAQSFYQTYFCDILQHIFSVVTDTSHTAGLTMHATILAYMFNLVEEGKVSVALSTTNPTNNQLHVQEYIANLLKMAFPHLQDAQVKVFVTGLFSLNQDIPAFKEHLRDFLVQIKEFAGEDTTDLFLEERESALRQAQEEKHKLQMSVPGILNPHELPEEMCD; from the exons CATTCTGGAATTCTCTCAAAATATGAAGACTAAA TACTATGCACTGCAGATTCTGGAGGCGGTCATCAAAACACGCTGGAAGATTCTTCCAAGAAATCAATGTGAAG GAATCAAAAAGTATGTTGTTGGGTTGATTATCAAGACTTCTTCTGATCCTGCAAACATGGAG aaagAAGGGGTGTATATTTCAAAGCTCAACATGATTCTCGTACAG ATCTTGAAACAAGAATGGCCCAAACACTGGCCCACCTTCATCAGTGATATTGTTGGCGCCAGTCGGACCAGCGAGAGCCTCTGTCAGAACAACATGATCATCCTGAAGCTCCTCAGTGAAGAAGTGTTCGACTTCTCCAGTGGCCAGATGACACAAGTGAAGGCCAAACACCTCAAAGACAG cATGTGCAATGAGTTTTCTCAAATATTCCAGCTGTGCCAGTTTGTAATG GAAAACTCCCAAAATGCACCTCTGGTCCACGCCACTCTGGAGACTCTCCTGCGTTTTCTAAATTGGATTCCTTTAGGATACATATTTGAGACCAAACTCATCAGCACTCTGGTCTACAAG TTCCTGAATGTTCCCATGTTTCGCAACGTGACGCTGAAATGTCTGACAGAGATTGCTGGAGTGAGCGTCAATCAGTACGAGGAGCAGTTTGTCAACCTGTTCACCCTCACCATGAGCCAGCTCAAACAG ATGCTGCCACTGAATACTAACATCAAAGTGGCGTACGCCAATGGGAAAGACGATGAGCAGAATTTCATCCAGAACCTGAGTCTGTTTCTCTGCACGTTCCTCAAAGAACACGGGCAACTGATCGAGAAACGACCCAACCTGCGTGAGACACTCATGGAG GCCCTGCACTACATGCTGTTGGTATCGGAGGTGGAGGAGACGGAGATCTTTAAGATCTGCCTTGAGTACTGGAACCACTTGGCAGCAGAACTGTACAGAGAAAGCCCATTCTCCACCTCAAGTACTCCTCTTCTGTCTGATGTTCCTCCTCGAAGACATCTTTACCTGCCTGTGCTGTCCCAG GTGCGTTTGCTGATGGTGAGCCGCATGGCCAAACCAGAGGAGGTGCTGGTGGTGGAGAATGATCAGGGCGAGGTGGTCAGAGAGTTCATGAAAGACACAGACGCCATCAATTTGTACAAGAACATGAGAGAAACTCTTG TATATCTGACACATCTGGACTACGCAGACACTGAGCGAATCATGACAGAGAAGCTCCACAACCAGGTGAACGGCACCGAGTGGTCATGGAGGAACCTGAACATGCTCTGCTGGGCCATCGGATCTATAAGCGGGGCGATGCATGAGGAGGACGAAAAGAGGTTCCTGGTTACTGTCATTAAG GACCTGCTTGGCTTATGTGAGCAGAAAAGGGGTAAAGATAATAAGGCTATAATAGCGTCTAACATCATGTACATCGTGGGTCAGTATCCCCGTTTCCTGCGAGCTCACTGGAAGTTCCTCAAGACCGTTGTCAACAAACTGTTTGAGTTCATGCACG AGACTCATGATGGCGTCCAGGATATGGCTTGTGACACGTTCATCAAGATCGCTCAGAAGTGCCGCCGCCATTTTGTTCAGGTTCAGGTGGGCGAGGTGATGCCCTTCATCGACGAGATTCTCAACAACATCAACACAATCATCTGCGACCTGCAGCCTCAGCAG GTTCACACGTTTTATGAGGCTGTGGGTTACATGATCGGCGCTCAGACAGACCAGGCGGTTCAGGAGCTTCTGATAGAGAAGTATATGCTGCTCCCTAACCAGGTTTGGGACAGCATAATCCAGCAAGCCACCAAG AATGTGGACATTCTGAAGGATGCAGAGACGGTGCGCCAGCTCGGCAGCATCTTGAAGACCAACGTTCGGGCCTGTAAAGCTGTCGGACATCCCTTTGTTGTCCAGCTGGGTCGAATTTATCTGGACATGCTCAACGTCTACAAATGTCTCAGTGAAAACATTTCCTCGGCCGTCCAGACCAATG GCGAGATGGTGACAAAGCAGCCTTTGATAAGGAGCATGAGGACAGTAAAGAGGGAGACGCTCAAGCTGATTTCAGGCTGGGTCAGTCGCTCCAGTGACCCTCAGATG GTGGGAGAGAACTTTGTGCCCCCCCTGCTGGAGGCCGTGCTCATCGATTACCAGAGGAACGTCCCGGCTGCAAGAGAACCTGAAGTCCTCAGCACCATGGCAACTATAGTCAACAAGTTGGGAGTTCACATCACAAGCGAGATCCCGAAGATCTTCGATGCAGTCTTTGAGTGCACTTTAAACATGATCAACAAG AACTTTGAAGAATTCCCGGAGCACCGAACTCATTTCTTCTACCTGCTCCAAGCTGCCACCTCCCAATGTTTCCCAGCCTTTCTGGCCATTGCTCCAGCCCAGTTCAAACTGATTCTGGACTCCATCATATGGGCTTTCAAGCACACCATGAGGAACGTGGCTGACACAG GCCTGCAGATCCTCCTCACGCTCCTGCAGAATGTTTCTGCAGAAGAGGCAGCAGCACAGAGCTTCTACCAGACCTACTTCTGTGATATCTTGCAGCACATCTTTTCTGTGGTCACTGATACGTCACACACCGCAG GTCTGACCATGCATGCCACCATCTTGGCCTACATGTTTAACTTGGTGGAAGAAGGGAAAGTCAGTGTTGCTCTGAGCACCACCAACCCCACCAACAACCAGCTGCATGTTCAGGAATACATCGCCAACCTGCTCAAGATGGCCTTCCCTCATTTACAAGA TGCCCAGGTGAAGGTGTTTGTGACCGGTCTGTTCAGCCTGAATCAGGACATCCCAGCCTTCAAGGAGCACCTAAGGGACTTCCTTGTGCAGATCAAG GAGTTTGCTGGTGAGGACACGACGGACCTGTTCCTGGAGGAGCGGGAATCGGCTCTTCGCCAAGCCCAGGAGGAGAAACACAAGCTGCAGATGTCTGTGCCTGGCATTCTGAACCCCCACGAGCTGCCAGAGGAAATGTGCGACTAA